AGCCCCAGGATCCCCTCGACACGGAGAAAAATTCTCCCGAAGGCGAAAGCCCCCCTCATGGTGGGTGTCACGCGGTATAGGCATATCTTGTAATGATGAGCCCTTACCGATTCCCTCAGAAGAGGAGGAGAAGGCTCGGAAATGAACTGGGGGGGAGGGTTGTCATGGACAGTGCACATGACGGAGCGCCCCGAACGGTTGTAGAGGGTCAGAATGATTTCCTGGGCCTCGCCGATGGACATCCTTTCTGTTATGGTGCGCTCTACAGCCACTTCTTTCTTGCGGGGAAGGAGCAGGAAATCGCAGGCTGCAAGGAGCACGATGAGAAAAGCGGCACCGTAGGCCACCGCCGAAAAGACCGCTTCAAAGGCCCCGGCCCCGAAGAGCACGATGGAAAGGACCAGCAGCAGAAAAAGCCTTTCAGTGGCAAGTATCATCGCGGTACCTTCACCATTGCAAGAATTTCATTGACCACCTTGTCCTGCGTGACGCCCTCGACCTGTGCCTCAGGGGTGACAATAAGACGGTGCCGCAGCACGGGGGGCGCCATCTCCTTCACCTCGTCAGGAGAGAGATAGTCCTTGCCCCTTATAGCCGCCAGAGAGCGCGACACCTGCAGCAGCGATATCCCTGCCCGGGGGCTCCCTCCAAGGGAAAGCTTTGGCATCTCCCTTGTCTTCTGGATGATCGACGAGATGTATTTCAGAATATCCTCCTCCACGCGTATCGTGCTGATCGATTCCCTGCAGTGCATGACCTCGTCGAGGGAGACCACATGGGCAACTCCGAGGGCCTTAAGGTTCATCAGATCTTCCCCCTTCTCATACCTGCGGTAGATCTGGAGCTCTTCGTCAGGTGAGGGGTATTGTATCAGAAGCTTGAGCATGAAACGGTCCAGCTGTGCCTCGGGAAGAGGGTACGTGCCCTCGTATTCAATGGGGTTCTGCGTGGCAAGGACCGTGAAGACCGGCGAGAGGGTATAGGTTTTCCCGGCGATTGACGTGGTCCTCTCCTGCATGCACTCCAGCAGGGCGCTCTGCGTCTTGGGGGGGGTCCTGTTTATCTCGTCGGCAAGCAGGATGTCGGTAAATATGGGCCCTTTCTTCAATTCAAAGGAACTCGTGGCCATTGTAAATACTTCCGTGCCCATCACATCGGAAGGCATCAGATCGGGGGTGAACTGGATCCTCCGGAACTCACCGCCGATAGTGTGGGCCAGAGTCCTTGAAAGAAGCGTCTTTGCAGTGCCGGGGACTCCCTCAAGGAGCATGTGCCCCCCTGCGAGAAGACAGGCAAGTATCTGCTCAATCACGGCTTTCTGCCCCACGAGCACCTTGGTGATCTCAGCCGATATCTTTCCAAAGGTATCCTGGATAGCTTGTGCACTCTTTTCCATGGCATTTCTCCTTATAAAAGCATGTTCTTTCTCATTATCTCAAGAGACAGCTGCAGGTCCTGGAAAAGCTTCAGCGACCTCTGAGCATCGCGAGGGCTTTCCTCCGATGCAAGCTCAGCTTCAACGGCGGCGATGGCCGACCTGCACTCATTCCGCTCAGCTTCGGAAAGATGGGGGATAAAGGTGAGGGCCTCTGAAAGCTTTTTCACCTGTAGAGTGGCTCCCCTCTGGGTGAAGAGATTCAGCCCCCTCCGGTAAGCCGACTCAAGGGCAATGTGCGACGCGCCGAAACGCCGGTAAAATCCGGCCATAGCCTCAACGAACTCCATCTGGAGGCGCTCCTTCCTCGTGGCCGGCTCAAGCACCTCGTAGTTGCGCACATTCCTGGAGAGCACGTACAAAAGCCCCAGGACGAAAAGGGCAAGCACCATGAGGCGCACGGTCCTGTTCCCCAGGAGTTTCCTCGCGATGGAAGGTGCCTCCTCGGAGTAAACCAGGAACGCGGGGCGCTCCCTCGCCAGGAGGAAGAGGGCGAGGTCGGCATTCTGCTCCCTGTCAAGGGCGTCATTGGAGAAGACCCAGGGGTCGGCAAGCACGTACAGGGCTCCCTGACCCTTGGGAAAGGTGGCAAGGACGGCTCCCTCCTGATCCTCAATGAGCCTCTGGGACCCGGGAACCCCTGAAAGCCTGGCCCCTTTGCCTTCCACAGCTATCCTGGTGAGAGGTGCAAGAAGGGGAGAACAGGGAAGAATCTTCGCATCGCTCCTGAAGGCCTTGGGGAACACGTACTTGATGCCCAGGCTCTCCAGCAGCACGTCCTGCCTGTAGGGAACAAAGAGAAGAACCCCGCCGCTCTCCACGTAGCCAGTGATATCCTTCAGGTCCTTCTTTTCCACGGCAACTCCTGGAAGAGAGAAAAAGAGGCCCCCCGGCAGCTCTTCCCCGCCGCGCCATTTGAACTTGTCACACTGCACCTTTACCGGCTGACGGCCTGCCTGACCCAGAAGGAGAAAAAGGGCCTTTGATCCCCCCCGTCCCGCATCTGAAGGATCAAGATGGAGAGGAGTCCATTCCTGGGTGTAGCGGCGATCTTCCGCGACAAGGAGCAGCATGGTGAAAACCACCATTATCACCGCTACCACGGCAAGAGCCTTAATGTGCTTTTTCAATGGCTGCTCCCTCCAGAATTCTGGTGCATATGGCCACGTATCCCCTCACGTCTCTCGATTCCGGCACGGCCCGGCCATACCAGACGCGGTCAAAAGTGAGCGTGATAGAGCGGAAATCCCCATGCATAGGCACATTTCCGGGAATCTGCTTCAGATACTCGGTATTGGTGATACCGGGGCCGTATTTCAGCACGTTCCTGTCGTTGAGATAAGAGAGAAGGGCCAGGTAGAAGAGGCGGATGCCTTTGCGCAATTCATTGCGGCCAAGAGCATCATTTCCCTTGGTCCTGAGCGTTTCCCATTGAGGCAGCACCTCAGGATCCTCCACAAGGAGCTTTTCCAGGCTTCTCGTGGTGAGGACGGCCCCTTTCCCGGCCTGGTATTCCTTGATGGTCTTCACAAGAGACTTCACCACAGGGTAAAGGAAATAAAGAGCCCCCGCTATCAGCGCGATGATGAAAAAATTGGCTATCCACTTGAGAAGCGATGGATTCGCGCGGGGCGGGGAGCCATGGCGGGGGGGAAAAAGCTTCTTCAGAATATTCTGAAGCCATTCAATGAAATCCCTTATCCCTTTGGCGAGTCTCTCCATAAAAGGGTTGGCAAGGGTGGGCTTCTTATGCTTCCACCAGAACTCCTTCCTTGAAAAAATACCGTCCAGAAGCTGTCCGGGCTCTTCATGGAGGGCTTTCCGGGGCTGCTCCTGCTTCAAGGCGGGGTCTGCCTTGGGGCCGGTGCTCTCATTCTCCTGACAGATGCCGGGTACAGGGCAGAGAAGCATGATGGTGAATACTATAATAATAAAAAGGAAATGGCTCCTGGCGCTCACTCCCGGCTATCCTTCCCTTCCAGGTGGTCAAGGAGGCATGAGAAGTCCCATCCTTCCCGGAAAATCTTCGTATCGCGGTACATGAGCACAAGGGAGACCTCCAGAAGAGGGAGGGCAAGCGAAGTAAGAGCGCAGTAAATTGCCGCCTTGAAATAGGGGTACCAGGCAAGGGTTTTTATGTTTATCTCAAGGGCTGCCGTCACCCAGGGTACAAGGAGCTCCATCAGGGAAGCACTCAGCATGGCCAGCAGAAACATGAGCCCGAAGGCAAAGAGGAGCACTCCTGCCACTATGGAGGGATTCCCCTTCACAATCTCCCTTGACTGCCGGTACGCCTGGGTCCAGTGTGCCCTCGTGATGCCGATTATGGCAGGCACAAGCAGGGCATATACATAAGGGTAACAGAGCAGGAAGAAGGTGAGGCCGCAGAGCAAGGAGAGGCCCAGGGTCCCGAAAAACCTTCCCAGGCCTTTCATCACCGCATTTCCTTCACCTGCCGGGGGGAAATCCTCCTGGAGGCAGTCCCGCCACAGGTGACGGGAAAGCGGGGCAAGCGAGAGGTGAAGAAAGGGGATGAAGGCCGGGGCGAGCATGAACCAGAGAAAGGACAGGGAGGGAGGCTGCATGTACAGGAAGGCAAAGCCCGCAGCGAAGAGCACAAGGTACAGCACTGAGCTCTTGAGAATGGAAAAGAGGTTATCGGTGAAAATCCATATGGCGCTGTCCACAAGCTCGCCCACCCAGGCGGGCCTTGACTTGAAAAAACGCTCCTCTGCTCTTTCCACTGGCACTTCCTCCCCGGGATATAGCATTTCTTCCTGGACCCCCGAGGTCCCTTTTTTAAGCCTTGCGGAAATCGGCTTCTCGAGCGGGGATAGTGCCGGCCACCCTGAGAGCAGCAGGAAAGCACTCTTTCTACTTCGCCCCCTTGCCTTTCAGCAATTCAGCCATCCTGGTGTCGCCTTTCCTTACCGCGGCCTGAAGAGGCGTCACTCCATTGGCCATGGGAAGGTTCACATTGGCTCCGCTCTGGACAAGCACTGCAGCAACGTCATAATTTCCCTTCATAATCGCAATCATGAGAGGCGTCATGCCGCCCTCCCTCCTCAGGCCGTCCACCTTGGCTCCCTTTGCTAAAAGGATTCTGGCGCATTCCGGCTGGTTCTGCGAAGCCGCCACGTGGAGGGGCGTGCCGCCGTTATTGTTCAGGGCATTGATATCGGCGCCTGCGCCGAGCAGGTAAACGACTATCTCGATCTTCCCCCACCCTGTCGCCATGTGGAGAGGTGATTTCCCCTCCTCGGTCTTCGCCTGGAGCAGCGAGGGATCTTTTGCGAGAAGGGCCTTCACTTTCGCAAGGTCCCCCGCCTTGCAGGCATCATGGATCTCCCCGGCAAAAGCCCCGTGAGCCACTGCCAGCACAAGCGTTAAAGCAATCAGCACGATGGTTACCCGCATATCGTCACCTCCTGAGATAATTAATCCTACTTCAGGGGCTCAAGGATGAGGCCCTTTTCAATGGCAGAGAGGCAGGCTCTCACGGCCCCGGGGTCAAACTGCTCGCCTGCGCACCGGGCAAGCTCCTTCTTGGCCTGATCAAGGGTAAGGGCTTTCCGGTAAGGCCTGTCGGAAAGCATTGCATCAAGGGCGTCAGCAACAGAGATGATTCTTGCGCCAAGGGGAATCTCATCACCTTTCAGCCCGTCGGGATAGCCCGAGCCGTCGTAAAACTCCTGGTGATGCTTCACCATCAGAAGGGCTTTCCGGAGGAACTTTACCGGCTGTATTATTTTCGCGCCCACGATGGGATGGCGCTTCACTATGGAATATTCCTCGTCGGTGAGGGGGCCCGTCTTCTTCAGGATGGAGTCGGGAACCTCAATCTTGCCGATGTCATGGAGGATCAGGGCATAGCGGAAGATATCATCCTGCAAGAGCTCGCTGCCAAGCTCCAGGGCTATTGCCAGGCCGTACTCGGTGACGCGCTCAATATGGCCGTGAGTATATGAGTCTTTTGCCTCTATCGCCTTGGAGAGGGCATCAACGGTGCTCAGATAGGAGTCCTTCATTTCCTGGTATGAGCGCCTCACGTTATCATAGAGCTCACTCTTCTCGATGGCCTGGCTTGCAAGGTTCGCGAGGTTTGTGAGGGTTTTAAGGTCATTTTCATTGAAATTGTAACGGGATATCTTTGAGATGTTGAGGACTCCCCTTACATGGTCCCTCACCTTGAGGGGGACCGAGATTGCCGATTTGACGTCCTTGCTCTTTTCAACCCATCCCTTGTCGTTTTCATCAAGGTCCACAAGGAGCACGGGCTCGGCATTCTGGAAGACCCTGCCCGATATCCCGGAGCCTCTTGAGACCCTTGTTTCTCTGATAATATCCTCCGACAGGCCCAGGGCATATTTTATCACAAGGGCGTCCAGGACAGGATCAAGAAGCATGATGGAGACCACGTCGGCTTTCATGGCATGCTTGGCATCCTTGATGATGAGCTTGAGAAGCTGGTCCTGGTCAAGGGTTGATGAGAGCGCCATGCTCACGTCGTAAAGAGTGGTGAGCTCGCTGATGGTGTGCTGGAGATCCGAGTCGGCCCGCATGAACACTTCGGAAATTGATATCGATGCGGCAATGTGATCGGTGAGGTACATGAGCTTCATGAGGTCATCCCTGTCAAAGATGCCATCCTTCTTGTTGCAGAGTATGAGCATTCCCATGTTCTTGTCTTTCCCTATTATGGGGGCGCTCATGAGGGACCCCACGGCATACTGCTGGAAGAAGGTATGCTCAAGACACTCGATATTCACGCTCGTGTCCTCGATGAGGAGGGGCTCTTCCATGATGAGGACCCTCGGCGCAACGAAATCGCCAATCTTTATGAAGACACCTTCGGGAATATTGCCCTCGCCTGCCTTGAATTTCAGCTTCTCATGGTCATCAGCGATAAATATGGCTATATTTTCCGCGTTAAGGAAGGTGACGAGTATCTTGACGATGGTCCTGAGGACCTCCTCTATCTTCAGCGTTGAATAGGGCAGGCGGGATATCTGCGTGACAATCTGGAGCTCCCTGAGGCGTGAGGTCATCCGCTCCCGGTTCCTGCACTTGTTTATCGCAAGGGGGATCCTCCAGCGCAGCTCTTTACCATTAATAGGCAGGACTATATAGTCGTCGGCCTGGAACTCTGTCTCATAGGCTTTATACTCGGGCGACAGGACAAAGAGCACGGGGATATTGAGGGTGGCCTGGTTGCTTTTGAGCTGCTTGGTGACTTCCCAGCCGTTCACTCCCTGCAGCTCGGATTGAAGCAGGAGGAAGCTGTATTTTTTCTTGGTGAGCTCCTTGAGGATATCGATTCCGCTTGTCATGACGTGGATCTCCCACTCACTTTTCAGGGTTTCCCGAATTGTCACAATAGATGTAGGATCATTTACTGCCACAAGAATTTTTCTCATCGCTCCCCCTCCCTGCATTTTTCTCTAAAACGGGGAAATACTCCTCTATTAGCATTCCTGCAGCAACAGGGCTTTCGGCAGTATGAACGGGCACGGAGTCTGTCCCTATTTTCCCATGATGATGAAAGGGGCCCACTTTCCGGGGTGGAGATTCTCTTTGATGGCGGCGCACTGGGCATGCCTGAGGGCATCAGCGGACGTGGCGCCCCCCTTGAGGGAGCCATAGAAATCTTCCATAAGTGAGGCTGTCTCTTCATCATGGATTGGCCAGAGTGTCGCCACGACCGCAGGTGTCCCGGCGTACATGAAAGCCCTTACGAGTCCCTCAAGGTCGTTACCTGGCGAGTCTTTTAAGAGCGCCGTATCACAGCCTGAAAGCGTTACCAGCTGGGCAGAAAGCTTTAAATGAAAGACTTCCGCAGTGGTGAGAAAGCTTTCAGAGGTGACCAGGGCTGAAGCAAGAGGGTGGTTCCCATCCACTCTCCCATGGGTGGCGAAATGAACGATTCGCCCCCTGGGTGAAGCTTCTTTCACGCTGTCCAGGGTGAAATCCTGGCCGCAGAAAACGAGAGACCCGGGGAAAAGGGAGGCCGCTTTCTGCACCTCTTTCTCTGTTCCCGGCAGGGGCATGATGCCGCTCCTGGTTTTTCCTCCAAGGGCAAAGCCAACAAAGGTGCCAGTCCGCGGCATCTCTTTTGCGGCGCAGATCTTCCATACCGCAGCGGAAGGGGCATACCCGATGGAGTACTCCTCCACGAGAAGCCTGCCTTCCGGGGAGAGAAGCACTGCAAAGGGAAGATAATTGAGGGCCCTGTGAGAGAGTATCACGATATTCTTTTTCCCTTTCAGGACTTCTTTAACCGGCCCGATGAGGAGCCGGTACAGATCCCCGGCCGATTTCCTCCAGCCTTCGCCCCGTGCCCCTCGCGAATAAAGAAGGCCCCTCGCGTCGGTTATTTTCTCATAGAGCGACGACACCCCGCAGGGCACCTCGGCATATTCAACAGCCTTGTCCGAGAGCGCCCAGACAAAAACCTTGTCCTGCGCCATGAAGTATTCAAGGAGGACAGTATCAGGCGGGATTGCTTTCTGCACCACGGCGGGAGAGACGCCCGATATGGCCGTGAGCGAGGAATACTCGGGGGCTTCCCCTGCAAGGATTGCCTGGACCTCCCTGTAATCATTCTCAATGCGTGCAACCCTTGCCCTCTCGCCGTCGTCGAGACCTGTTTTGATGGCCTTTGAAACAAAGTAAGCAATGGCCTGCCTGAGGCTCTCTTCCTTTTTCACCAGCTCCTGCTCCTGTGCCTGGATTCTTTCAGGCATGGGAAGAGAGAGGGATACCATCGTGGAGAGAAAGCCCATGGAGCGGGAACGCTCGTTATAGACAAATGC
This region of Candidatus Eremiobacterota bacterium genomic DNA includes:
- a CDS encoding MoxR family ATPase encodes the protein MEKSAQAIQDTFGKISAEITKVLVGQKAVIEQILACLLAGGHMLLEGVPGTAKTLLSRTLAHTIGGEFRRIQFTPDLMPSDVMGTEVFTMATSSFELKKGPIFTDILLADEINRTPPKTQSALLECMQERTTSIAGKTYTLSPVFTVLATQNPIEYEGTYPLPEAQLDRFMLKLLIQYPSPDEELQIYRRYEKGEDLMNLKALGVAHVVSLDEVMHCRESISTIRVEEDILKYISSIIQKTREMPKLSLGGSPRAGISLLQVSRSLAAIRGKDYLSPDEVKEMAPPVLRHRLIVTPEAQVEGVTQDKVVNEILAMVKVPR
- a CDS encoding DUF4350 domain-containing protein is translated as MKKHIKALAVVAVIMVVFTMLLLVAEDRRYTQEWTPLHLDPSDAGRGGSKALFLLLGQAGRQPVKVQCDKFKWRGGEELPGGLFFSLPGVAVEKKDLKDITGYVESGGVLLFVPYRQDVLLESLGIKYVFPKAFRSDAKILPCSPLLAPLTRIAVEGKGARLSGVPGSQRLIEDQEGAVLATFPKGQGALYVLADPWVFSNDALDREQNADLALFLLARERPAFLVYSEEAPSIARKLLGNRTVRLMVLALFVLGLLYVLSRNVRNYEVLEPATRKERLQMEFVEAMAGFYRRFGASHIALESAYRRGLNLFTQRGATLQVKKLSEALTFIPHLSEAERNECRSAIAAVEAELASEESPRDAQRSLKLFQDLQLSLEIMRKNMLL
- a CDS encoding DUF4129 domain-containing protein, encoding MSARSHFLFIIIVFTIMLLCPVPGICQENESTGPKADPALKQEQPRKALHEEPGQLLDGIFSRKEFWWKHKKPTLANPFMERLAKGIRDFIEWLQNILKKLFPPRHGSPPRANPSLLKWIANFFIIALIAGALYFLYPVVKSLVKTIKEYQAGKGAVLTTRSLEKLLVEDPEVLPQWETLRTKGNDALGRNELRKGIRLFYLALLSYLNDRNVLKYGPGITNTEYLKQIPGNVPMHGDFRSITLTFDRVWYGRAVPESRDVRGYVAICTRILEGAAIEKAH
- a CDS encoding ankyrin repeat domain-containing protein, translating into MRVTIVLIALTLVLAVAHGAFAGEIHDACKAGDLAKVKALLAKDPSLLQAKTEEGKSPLHMATGWGKIEIVVYLLGAGADINALNNNGGTPLHVAASQNQPECARILLAKGAKVDGLRREGGMTPLMIAIMKGNYDVAAVLVQSGANVNLPMANGVTPLQAAVRKGDTRMAELLKGKGAK
- a CDS encoding GAF domain-containing protein, giving the protein MRKILVAVNDPTSIVTIRETLKSEWEIHVMTSGIDILKELTKKKYSFLLLQSELQGVNGWEVTKQLKSNQATLNIPVLFVLSPEYKAYETEFQADDYIVLPINGKELRWRIPLAINKCRNRERMTSRLRELQIVTQISRLPYSTLKIEEVLRTIVKILVTFLNAENIAIFIADDHEKLKFKAGEGNIPEGVFIKIGDFVAPRVLIMEEPLLIEDTSVNIECLEHTFFQQYAVGSLMSAPIIGKDKNMGMLILCNKKDGIFDRDDLMKLMYLTDHIAASISISEVFMRADSDLQHTISELTTLYDVSMALSSTLDQDQLLKLIIKDAKHAMKADVVSIMLLDPVLDALVIKYALGLSEDIIRETRVSRGSGISGRVFQNAEPVLLVDLDENDKGWVEKSKDVKSAISVPLKVRDHVRGVLNISKISRYNFNENDLKTLTNLANLASQAIEKSELYDNVRRSYQEMKDSYLSTVDALSKAIEAKDSYTHGHIERVTEYGLAIALELGSELLQDDIFRYALILHDIGKIEVPDSILKKTGPLTDEEYSIVKRHPIVGAKIIQPVKFLRKALLMVKHHQEFYDGSGYPDGLKGDEIPLGARIISVADALDAMLSDRPYRKALTLDQAKKELARCAGEQFDPGAVRACLSAIEKGLILEPLK